Within the Deltaproteobacteria bacterium genome, the region GAAGCGACGCACCAACGTCAGCAAAGCGCGCTCTTGCACCTTGCGCAGCTACCGGCAAACAGTGAGATGAGCCTCATCGACATGTACCGCTCGGTGACAAGAACAGCATCTCATGTCCTCAAGTGTGAGCGAGCGAGTGTTTGGTTTTTTAACGAGGAACATTCAGAACTCGTTTGCATGGATCACTACAGCAGTCCCGAAAACGCTCACAGTCAAGAGCCCAATTGGGTACGTGAAGACTTCCCAAACTATTTTGTAACGCTAGAGACCAGCCGTGTTCTGGTCATTCACAACACCGACGCTCATAGCAATCTGCCTGGCTTTATTAGCAACTACTTACAGCCAAGTAATATTGGCGCAGTTATCCACGCTCCCATTTGGAGACGAGGCCGACCCGTAGGTGTTGTACGTCTCGAGCATCCGGGCAGCGAGCGAAGCTGGGAGCTCAATGAAGAAAGCTTTGCCAGCTCGCTTGCGGATATGATCAACCTCTTGATGGAGCACCACGACCTCCGCGAAACGGAACGGCAGCTTCGCCGCAGCCGGGACCGCTACCAACTTGCCGCCTCCGGAGTCAATGACGGCATTTGGGATTTACATATCAAGTCGCAAGAACTTTACCTTTCTTCACGGGCCCAAGAGGTGCTTGGCATTATCGATTCCGAATCGGAAACCGGACCCGAAATAAATATGCTCGCGCTTTCAAACCGCGTTCATCCCGAAGATGTCCAAGGCGTTCGCGAAGCCTTGATGGCCCACCTAGAAGGCCAGACGCAGCATTTCGAAGCAGAGTGCAGAGTTGAGTATTCTAAGAACCAATATCGATGGGTCTTATGTCGCGGCGTTATCGAATTTTCTCGCCGCGGCAATGCCAAACGGATGGCGGGATCCATATCCGATATCTCGGCACGTAAAGCCTCAGAAGCCGTTCTAGTACATGAAGCCACTCACGATGCCTTAACCGGATTACCCAATCGCCGGCTTTTTCTGAAACGATTAAATGAAACGCTCATGCAGGAAAGCACAACAGGAGGATCAGCAGTATTCTTCCTGGATGTGGACCGGTTCAAAATGGTGAATGATAGCTTCGGTCATCACGCAGGAGACGAGCTTCTTAAAGTCATATCGGTTCGACTCCACCAGTGTTTGCGGGGTACTGATATTCTGGCCCGGTTAAGTGGAGATGAATTTGGAATTCTCCTTACTCCCGTTGCCAATAAAAAAGAAGCTACGCGTATGGCTGAAAATATCCGTGCTGCTTTCAGTGAGCCTATCCATCTGGGAGACCAGATGATTTACACCTCTCTGAGTATTGGCATCGCCATGAGCAGTAAAACCAAGCATGTGGCAGGTAGCTTGATGCGCGATGCGGATATTGCACTCTACAAGGCCAAGAGCGACTCTCGAGGAACCTTTGCCGTCTTTGACCGCGCTATGCACAGAGCAGCAAAGGCGAAGATGCAATTGGATACCAACTTACGAACGGCTGTGAAAAAAGGACAATTCGATTTGGCTCTACAGCCAATTTACAATGTTCATACTGAAATGCTTCATAGCTTTGAAGCACTCATTCGCTGGAAAGATTCCAAAGGGAAGTTTGTACCACCCGCGGAGTTTATTCCCTTGGCGGAAGAAACCGGACTCATTCAAGACATCGGTGCCTGGGTACTCCAAGAAGCATGTGAACAACTCTCACGAATTCGTCAGAAGAATAAGCAGCTCGGCAAAGTGCGGATGGCTGTTAATGTTTCGCCTAAACAACTTCTTCAACCAGGCTTTGTTGCCTTCGTTCGCTCATGCCTAAAGAACAATTCTCTTTTGGGCTCAGACCTATGCATTGAAATCACCGAATCCGTATTGATCGATGACCCCAAATGGATTCACGAACAGTTCAATGAGCTACGAGAGATAGGCGTTAAGATACACTTGGATGATTTTGGTACCGGCTATTCTTCACTGAGTGCGCTGCATGACTTCCCGCTTGATAGCGTGAAAGTGGACCGTTCATTCATTGCACGGCTGGGCGAGGATGACGACAGCACGGAAGTTGTGAATGCCATTATTCGCGTGGCTCGCTCATTGGATCTGAAGGTGATTGCTGAAGGTGTGGAAACACTGGCTCAGCTTACCACCATCAAAGCTTTAGGGTGCGATTATGGACAAGGTTTTTTACTGGCCAGGCCTACCGACCCAGCCATCTTGCCCGACCACCCAACCATTCACCAGCTTCAACCGGCTGGCTAGAATCACTCAAAGACACACGTTGGCTGCAAGTAGAGATCATCAAACCGGTGGTAATTGGTGCATGACCCTGTAGTACCAGAGAAGCCGATAAATCCGCCCTTAAAATTTAGGTCTGGAACCTCACCAGAAATAAGTGGTGAGCCGTCCATCATCACCTCGACGTTATTCGCCTGAATACTCACAACAACTTCATGCCACATATTGTCTTCCAAGGTCGGCATCGTTTCATAGATATGATGGGTCGCGTTGTCGCCATTGAGCATGATGCCTACGTGGTTAACCGTAGTCGGATCAAAACCATTGTACCAAGTGTCAAACTCAATATGAAACGACTCTGTTTTACAGGTTCCCTCGGTACAAACGGTGCCGGCAGGACAATCCGTTGTCACGCTGCATGCTCCGCCCACATAAGAATACCCAAGGCCTCCGCCTGTTTGCGTGCTCTCTAAGAGGACTTCGAGTTCTTCGACACTGTTGGTCTTATAAACGCTCATCGCAAAACCGTCAGCTGCACAGCTACCGCTGGAACAACTGGTATCCGGAACACTGCATTGACCTGTTGAAATTTTGAAACGCATGGTGACGTTGCCCGGCTGAAGGGCCTGCCCAATATTAAAGATGGCGCCCTTCTTTCCCATTGCGTTGTCGGTCATTTCAAGCCAGCCACGAGAATCCCGGTATGCATCACGGTGCACATGCCAAACAGCCGGGTCTATTTCACTTTCAAAATCGTCCACAAGGATCCAGCCACAAATTCCCACATTAAGAGTCGAACTCCCCACACCGCCGGCCGCAGACCCCACAATTAACGAAATCGTATGGTTACCCGGGGACAAAGCAGCCGTTTCGAAACTTAGTTCGCTAAGTTCAGTCACCGTTTCTTCTTGAAGGCTGCCATCTACGTTGCTCTGCCAAACAATAGCAAAAGGACCGTCGTCGTCGGTCACACCACTGACCGTAGCCGTAAAAAGCACAGTCTCAAACTGCTCATAGCTCGTTTGGTTTGCGGGCATCGTGAAAACCACCACTGGGTCGTTCGGTTCAGGTTCAGGTTCGTCCTCTGTTGGGTCGCTGGCATCTGATGCGTCACTTGCGTCTGCGGCGTCAGTGGCATCCGCGGCATCGGCTTCATTGGGTACAGTAGCATCGGCAGCATCACTTGCTTGCGACGGGTCCGCGACCTCAACACACAAACCGTCCGCGCAAAGCATTCCTTCAGCGCAGTCACTGGCACTGCCGCAATCGGCTTCGGTTCCAGGAACCGCCCCTGAATTCGAGCAACCGGCACTCAAGACCATTAAACCCATAACAATCCAGGCGCTCATATTAGTACTTTGCATCAGTCTCCCCTTTTTCCCGCTTATCGCTAAGTTCTCTTTGCCTACGCAACACGCCGATGACAAGCCCCTAGAATTATTGTCGCGGACAGTCAGTCGGTCCAGTCTCATTATCCGCCGATAAAATGGTGGTTACTGGAGTTATTTGTTTCGAGATCAAGGGCGCGTGCTTGGCTACAGGCTCTGTAAAATTCTATCTTGCCGAAATACGCCCTACCTGGGTATGGACTGTCATATCTCAGGGGACGGGGAATCCAATGAATCAATGGGTATTGATACTTCAGGGAAGATTACTGAATTTATTAGACAATCTTCTCGAGAAGCTATTCGATTACGGTGAGCCATCACTAAGCGACGTGGTCACTCAGGCACTCGAGAGCCAGTGCCGAGAGCATTAAATGCAGCATTCTCAGTGGTACCCTGACCCAGGGTAGAGAACATTCAGCGCCGTGGTCCAAAACGGGCCGTATATTTCTCCGAAGAAGTGCCAAGCAATGAGAAAGCCACCCAGCGCCAACATCGGTTGATGCATCATCTGCTGTACCTTGCGGGCCGTTTCTTCCTTCATAAAGAGTAAAATGACACCGCTTCCATCAAGTGGCGGGAACGGCAGAAGATTAAAGACGAAGAGAATCAGATTGAGACTGAATAAAATACTCAACCCGTAAGCCAAGAATCCATACTCTCCACGAACAGCCGAAGTCACCGTAGAAAAATCAATACTCTCGGGCCGCATGAATAAATCAAATGTAATCCCTAAGTGAATTCCAATGCCCGCTACCAACACTAAAAAAAGATTGGCAGCCGGACCGGCCAGACTCATCCAACCTGCGCGGTGGGGAAATCGGTCAGCCCAACGAGTATCAAAGGGAACACTTGCCCAGCCAAGCATCCATCCACCTGTAACGAAGGTGAAGAGAGGTACCAGGACCATCCCGAATGGCTCGCGCTTAATATGAGGTCTGGGATCTAGGGTAACTTGGCCTTCATGATAACCCGTAAGGTCACCGCCAAGCATTGCGGCATAAGCATGGGCCGCCTCATGTAAGGTCGTTGATAAAAGAAATACAGGGTACCAAATCATACCCAGGCTCAAGTCATCCATAAATATGCGCTCCTATCGGCTTCTGAATCCGATACAACAAGCGATACCAGCTAGAGGTA harbors:
- a CDS encoding EAL domain-containing protein codes for the protein MTDDSRTQVLKRQLRVELEATHQRQQSALLHLAQLPANSEMSLIDMYRSVTRTASHVLKCERASVWFFNEEHSELVCMDHYSSPENAHSQEPNWVREDFPNYFVTLETSRVLVIHNTDAHSNLPGFISNYLQPSNIGAVIHAPIWRRGRPVGVVRLEHPGSERSWELNEESFASSLADMINLLMEHHDLRETERQLRRSRDRYQLAASGVNDGIWDLHIKSQELYLSSRAQEVLGIIDSESETGPEINMLALSNRVHPEDVQGVREALMAHLEGQTQHFEAECRVEYSKNQYRWVLCRGVIEFSRRGNAKRMAGSISDISARKASEAVLVHEATHDALTGLPNRRLFLKRLNETLMQESTTGGSAVFFLDVDRFKMVNDSFGHHAGDELLKVISVRLHQCLRGTDILARLSGDEFGILLTPVANKKEATRMAENIRAAFSEPIHLGDQMIYTSLSIGIAMSSKTKHVAGSLMRDADIALYKAKSDSRGTFAVFDRAMHRAAKAKMQLDTNLRTAVKKGQFDLALQPIYNVHTEMLHSFEALIRWKDSKGKFVPPAEFIPLAEETGLIQDIGAWVLQEACEQLSRIRQKNKQLGKVRMAVNVSPKQLLQPGFVAFVRSCLKNNSLLGSDLCIEITESVLIDDPKWIHEQFNELREIGVKIHLDDFGTGYSSLSALHDFPLDSVKVDRSFIARLGEDDDSTEVVNAIIRVARSLDLKVIAEGVETLAQLTTIKALGCDYGQGFLLARPTDPAILPDHPTIHQLQPAG
- a CDS encoding site-2 protease family protein, whose protein sequence is MDDLSLGMIWYPVFLLSTTLHEAAHAYAAMLGGDLTGYHEGQVTLDPRPHIKREPFGMVLVPLFTFVTGGWMLGWASVPFDTRWADRFPHRAGWMSLAGPAANLFLVLVAGIGIHLGITFDLFMRPESIDFSTVTSAVRGEYGFLAYGLSILFSLNLILFVFNLLPFPPLDGSGVILLFMKEETARKVQQMMHQPMLALGGFLIAWHFFGEIYGPFWTTALNVLYPGSGYH